The proteins below are encoded in one region of Mycobacterium sp. 3519A:
- a CDS encoding helix-turn-helix domain-containing protein, with translation MASQAVHSKRDFDSTANPSVFAGEAQYQTLSRSLLRQSVPMHLTTDRVDSFCARVASLDLGFVQMQRIWSGSRFNVHRTSRLIARSDSDFLKVVVQTGGVCTLSQGGRHATLAAGQFVLYDTARPYEISGKPGFHMSAVLIPRQVLRLSPSHLERLALQPISGRQGIGLLVSEYIEKLASQTGNGIESGACHLADATLALLAASFAEQLGTDCMETDDGKVTILRVQAHIERRLSDPKLNIASIASANHISIRTLQKLFEAEGHTATGWIRLRRLEHCRRYLADPARAHQSIGSIGASWGLPDHARFSRQFKAQYGLSPTDYRAAAIAVAGYAQDSVSRGVSRS, from the coding sequence GTGGCCTCACAAGCAGTTCATTCGAAGCGTGACTTCGACTCCACCGCAAACCCGTCTGTCTTCGCGGGCGAGGCGCAATACCAAACGCTCAGTAGATCGCTGCTCCGACAGTCGGTCCCGATGCATTTGACTACAGACCGTGTCGATAGCTTTTGCGCGCGAGTAGCCTCGCTCGACCTCGGGTTCGTTCAGATGCAAAGAATCTGGTCTGGCAGCCGATTCAATGTGCATCGAACCAGTAGGCTCATCGCCCGCAGCGACTCAGACTTCCTCAAGGTCGTTGTTCAAACGGGGGGTGTCTGCACGCTTTCGCAGGGTGGTCGACACGCCACCTTGGCCGCGGGGCAGTTCGTCCTGTATGACACCGCGCGTCCCTATGAGATCAGCGGGAAACCTGGCTTCCATATGTCGGCCGTCCTGATACCGCGTCAAGTTCTGCGCCTGTCCCCGTCTCACTTGGAACGCTTGGCATTGCAACCGATAAGTGGCCGACAGGGCATCGGACTGCTGGTTTCGGAGTACATCGAAAAACTCGCTTCGCAAACGGGCAACGGAATCGAATCTGGCGCATGCCATCTGGCCGACGCGACCCTGGCCCTGCTCGCTGCATCGTTCGCCGAACAACTCGGTACCGATTGCATGGAAACCGATGATGGAAAAGTAACTATTCTTCGTGTCCAGGCCCACATCGAGCGTCGCCTCAGCGACCCGAAGTTGAACATCGCGAGCATCGCTTCGGCCAATCACATTTCGATCCGCACTCTGCAAAAGCTCTTCGAAGCCGAGGGCCACACGGCGACGGGGTGGATTCGTCTCCGACGGCTTGAGCACTGTCGCAGGTACTTGGCCGACCCGGCCCGTGCCCACCAATCGATAGGGTCGATCGGCGCTAGCTGGGGGTTGCCCGATCACGCACGTTTCTCGCGGCAGTTCAAGGCGCAATACGGTCTCTCGCCGACGGATTACCGCGCCGCAGCGATCGCTGTCGCCGGATATGCGCAAGACTCTGTATCTCGTGGCGTTTCAAGATCTTGA
- a CDS encoding RNA polymerase sigma factor, with product MPLVDHLRAVAWKYAGNASDAEDLLQETLLRAFKAFARFDQHRPCMPWLLTIMRNTWITNYRASRHRPVEHLVADYSEHEASASTGTVGQRLSAEDQVLCGDVNAELLRAVLALSLDMRKTLYLVAFQDLDYHEVARLMGVSRHTVASRMHRIRRSLRMVLQQHEICSAA from the coding sequence ATGCCGCTTGTGGACCACCTTCGCGCGGTCGCCTGGAAGTACGCCGGCAACGCAAGCGACGCTGAGGACCTACTCCAGGAGACTCTTCTTCGGGCCTTCAAGGCATTTGCCCGGTTTGATCAGCACCGGCCTTGTATGCCGTGGCTGCTGACGATCATGCGGAATACGTGGATTACCAACTACCGGGCCTCTAGACATCGGCCGGTTGAGCACCTCGTTGCCGACTATTCAGAACACGAAGCGTCCGCGTCGACGGGAACTGTTGGTCAGAGGTTGTCGGCCGAAGACCAAGTGCTGTGCGGCGATGTGAACGCCGAGTTGCTTCGCGCGGTTCTCGCACTGTCGCTGGATATGCGCAAGACTCTGTATCTCGTGGCTTTTCAAGATCTTGATTATCACGAAGTGGCCAGGCTAATGGGTGTATCGCGACATACCGTGGCCTCACGAATGCACCGCATTCGGCGTAGTCTGCGAATGGTGTTGCAGCAGCATGAGATATGCAGCGCCGCTTAG